The window TTCTGAGGCAATTTTGGCGTATTTCTGACCTTGTAATGTACCTTTAAGAATTGTTCCTTGCAGATGGTCTAGGTGTTCACCTGTATGAGTGAAGAGAAGTTCATCGGCGAGTTTCAAGACTTCTGCAATGTCCATAGATAAGTGAGATGGGCGGGTTTTTCCGATTTCATCCGATCTTTCCGACATTTTTCCGACATTTGTGGAAGTTTTTGGAAAAAGTTCCGATCTGGCTCCGATTGCTCAAGGGATTGATCTTGGGTTTTGATTGAGTTAAGCCGAATGTCGCTGACTTAAGAGCCTTGAAATAAATTTCAGGCTCAAAACTTAAGTAAGCTAAAGCTTACTGGATACCGCTTTTAACCCGTTTTAACGGGTTTTAGCTTTTAGCCCAAACTTTAGTTTAGGGCTTAAGTCAGTGCCATTCGAGTTAAGCCAAAGGTTTAGGAATAATTTTAGATGGCTCAGGGTTAAACCGCAAATGTGCGGTATAAACCAGCCAAAAATAGCATTGTACTGCAACTGTGAGCTAAGCAATAGTTAGCTTGCTCAGTATTGTGATGGAATAAATAACAGTAATTGTGTTTTTTTGATGAAGCTTTTATAGAGGGGATTGAATAAAATACTGAGTTGAAAATAGAATACTTCCTATGAAGGTTAAGCCGGATGATTCCTAGGTAAACTCTCGGTTTCATCTTATATTTATTTAGGAATTTTCTAATAATGCCTAATCAATTAGTCTCTCAATCATTACTGTCGAAAATCTTACCGAGTTTTGCTGCGATCGCTTCACTTGGGTTTACTGTCGCTGCTCAGTTACCCGCATCGGCGGCAACGCTTATCCCAGTGAGTGTTGAGTTATCGCTATTGGTCGATGTCTCTCCCAGTATTAGCAGTAGTGAGTATGCGTTGCAGATGGGAGGCTACCGAGATGCTTTCGTCCGGTTATCGTCAGAATTTGGTTCGGGTAGTTTTGGCAGTGTTGCGATTAATCTTATCCAGTGGGCTGGAGGAAACCAGCAGGAGCAATCGATTCCCTGGACATTCTTAAATGATCAAGCCAGTGCCCTTCAGTTTGCGGATACAATTGGTGCGCTTGTCAGACCTGCTAATTTTGGTGGCACGGCTCCTGGTTCTGCGATTCAATTTGCCACTCCCTTGTTTAGCAGTAATGATTATGATGGGCAGCGTTGGGTAATTGATGTATCAGGAGATGGTCGCGCAACTTCCGGTGTCTCGACCAGTTTGGCTAGAGACAACGCCTTGGCAGCAGGAGTATCAGTCATTAATGGATTGCCCATTGTTACAACAGGCTCTGGAACTAGCTTAGAAACTTGGTACAGAAACAATATTCAGGGTGGGGATGGCTCTTTTACCATCGCCGCAAATGGATTTGAAGATGTTGGACGGGCGCTTGAGCAAAAACTACGT of the Allocoleopsis franciscana PCC 7113 genome contains:
- a CDS encoding DUF1194 domain-containing protein; this encodes MPNQLVSQSLLSKILPSFAAIASLGFTVAAQLPASAATLIPVSVELSLLVDVSPSISSSEYALQMGGYRDAFVRLSSEFGSGSFGSVAINLIQWAGGNQQEQSIPWTFLNDQASALQFADTIGALVRPANFGGTAPGSAIQFATPLFSSNDYDGQRWVIDVSGDGRATSGVSTSLARDNALAAGVSVINGLPIVTTGSGTSLETWYRNNIQGGDGSFTIAANGFEDVGRALEQKLRWELTSTSTNIPSTDIPSTNIPSTDIPSTDVPSTDVPSTDVPSTDVPSTDVPSTDVPSTDVLSTLWESILPKAVSTNTCTW